The Fibrobacter sp. genome includes a region encoding these proteins:
- a CDS encoding ferredoxin, translating into MAISKVWLDESSDECVSCGACEATCDAVFSVPEKMQVKEGVDYSAYESEIKDAADSCPAGVIKYE; encoded by the coding sequence ATGGCTATTTCTAAAGTTTGGCTGGACGAATCCAGCGACGAATGCGTATCTTGCGGCGCCTGCGAAGCTACTTGCGACGCAGTGTTCAGCGTTCCCGAAAAGATGCAGGTGAAGGAAGGCGTTGATTATTCCGCTTACGAAAGCGAGATCAAGGACGCTGCCGACTCCTGCCCCGCCGGCGTCATCAAGTACGAATAG